In a single window of the Necator americanus strain Aroian chromosome X, whole genome shotgun sequence genome:
- a CDS encoding hypothetical protein (NECATOR_CHRX.G22221.T1), which yields MSLEDKEGRGLPCEVDELLLKAIIEDDPLKTTREVAQKLDVDHPIVVRRLGNWKGEEVEQIGSTLLLRNKNHPFLDREETILYDNRKRLDQWMDKDEAPKHLSMPKIHPKKTMISPMKYPMATQLKTVLVDKRDPT from the exons ATGAGCCTCGAAGACAAGGAAGGCCGCGGCCTCCCTTGTGAAGTTGACGAGCTCCTACTTAAGGCAATCATCGAAGATGATCCGCTTAAAACAACACGAGAGGTTGCACAAAAACTAGACGTTGACCATCCTATAGTCGTCCGCCGTTTGGGAAATTGGAAAGGCGAAGAAGTTGAACAG ATCGGCTCAACGCTTCTGTTACGCAACAAGAACCATCCATTTCTCGATCGTGAGGAAACGATCCTTTACGATAACAGGAAGCGTCTTGATCAGTGGATGGACAAGGATGAAGCTCCCAAGCACCTCTCAATGCCGAAAATACACCCGAAGAAGACCATG ATCTCGCCCATGAAGTATCCAATGGCTACCCAGCTGAAGACTGTGCTTGTCGATAAGCGcgatccaacgtag
- a CDS encoding hypothetical protein (NECATOR_CHRX.G22221.T2), whose amino-acid sequence MSLEDKEGRGLPCEVDELLLKAIIEDDPLKTTREVAQKLDVDHPIVVRRLGNWKGEEVEQIGSTLLLRNKNHPFLDREETILYDNRKRLDQWMDKDEAPKHLSMPKIHPKKTMEDQVRRHRTDRDKTTTPTSYISSTVYDTGEELFLGTSDRRGDSGAGVLVSTSMREIIDYFKQLTTLVEHLRMRRGVLTTALTIFAGSSPSSSHEEEEVEAENMIHYKSSKFLSLVSNVKPLTPKIRRSFWDVLFWDTVYGFLSLSKHHR is encoded by the exons ATGAGCCTCGAAGACAAGGAAGGCCGCGGCCTCCCTTGTGAAGTTGACGAGCTCCTACTTAAGGCAATCATCGAAGATGATCCGCTTAAAACAACACGAGAGGTTGCACAAAAACTAGACGTTGACCATCCTATAGTCGTCCGCCGTTTGGGAAATTGGAAAGGCGAAGAAGTTGAACAG ATCGGCTCAACGCTTCTGTTACGCAACAAGAACCATCCATTTCTCGATCGTGAGGAAACGATCCTTTACGATAACAGGAAGCGTCTTGATCAGTGGATGGACAAGGATGAAGCTCCCAAGCACCTCTCAATGCCGAAAATACACCCGAAGAAGACCATG gaagatcaagtacgacgtcatcggactgaccgagacaaGACGACGACACCCACTTCGTATATATCTAGCACTGTATAcgacactggagaagaactgttcttaggaacaagCGACAGAAGAGGAGATAGTGGGGCTGGTGTCCTCGTCAGTACGAGTATGAGAGAGATCATCGACTATTTCAAGCAACTTACAACCTTAGTCGAACATCTGCGAATGAGAAGGGGTGTTTTGACcacagctttgactatctttgCCGGTTCTTCTCCATCATCAAGccacgaagaagaagaagtcgaagcagAAAATATGATTCACTacaaatcttcaaaatttctttctttggtcTCAAACGTAAAACCACTGACTCCGAAAATCCGCCGCAGCTTCTGGGACGTGTTGTTCTGGGACACCGTTTATGGGTTCCTTTCGCTTTCAAAACACCACCGCTGA
- a CDS encoding hypothetical protein (NECATOR_CHRX.G22222.T3), with translation MATGERRSNLRLLRTSLILDQGGTRTTRHGDCLRLCTYNAKTVCTDAALLGAVERIKFHVIALQETKCRRSDVRQMNDGTLVIRGEKVPSRNVGGVGFVVHPSVVHLVDSHEILSPRLAILRLRPLRQKSISIINCYSPTSAADDSELDAFYEELEEVVHNEKSFYKFVVGDFNAKLGKATEGEYRIGRFGLGDRNENGNRLAGLLSAARLFHGNSLFMKKRSSSVDMGIAQWRDSCGDRPHTDQPEPHDGKEHLLSATKEKRSRLRRLRTRRHLVLRGLQVCAECASKPRLINLDRISNTTKELLGRRRALRFDPNASHIERQKKILEAAQRRTSLKKCRRDLREYNIPLATLLSEDRTRTSSRRKMEIITERFYSNLFRSLTPVSSPIIPTGEAPPRILPSEVRVATKTMKHDTAPGPDFISADFLGKERIPDQWKTSRTVLIHKKGGREDLRNYRPICLLSLLYKVFTKIILTRTSRALDEAQPQEQAGFRQGFSCLDHIQTVPRVIEVCREYRLPLVLTFVDYEKAFDGVGTNAVLSALVDQGVDASYVRTLANCYERCTTRIQLFHRPLTIPIGKGVRQGDTISPKLFTAALQWIMKSLSWEERGIRVDGRFLSNLRFADDIVLFSSSINEAETMLNELNEAGKRIGLRINRKKTQFMKNAHCEDGGVQLEGSQIVETPSYVYLGRSMNMENDLKEELNRRMRAAWAAFVAIKEATDQLTDQDLRAHLFDSTVFPALCYAAETWADTAAKSRKLLTTHRALERCLLKFNRCTLHLADLRSSDLRGMSRLCDPAEHVSKAKHKWAGHIMRRIDDRWTKRMLEWIPRDTKRPRGRPPTRWGDVFAARMDQLRAQLDTAQGPRQRFRLKEHLKPQNRGRGYYTIIQVRDHNTQNTRGSDEGENAETSPVDKYQYQSWPQLKQINKKATYSTCQDSRTVEHEQSLGRHAREEPKSRRLRGAKITRTRHISKKPTNQNNEESLYQMVKEQKICRGSTQ, from the exons atggcgaccggtgagaggcgatcaaatctcaggttgctcaggacgtcattgattctggaccaaggcggcacacgcacgactcgccatggagactgtctcagactgtgtacttacaacgcgaaaACAGTTTGCACAGACgctgcccttctcggagctgtagagcgtatcaaatttcacgtgattgctctgcaggagaccaagtgcagaaggagcgacgtacgacagatgaatgacggtacactcgtcattcgtggagagaaggttccgtcgcgaaatgtaggcggtgttggtttcgttgtgcacccatctgtcgtccatctcgtcgattctcacgagatcctgtcacctcgtctggccattcttcgcctccgccctctgcgccaaaaatccatcagtatcatcaactgctattcaccaacatcagcagctgatgattccgaattggacgcgttttacgaggagctggaggaagtagtccacaacgagaagtccttttacaaattcgttgtcggagacttcaacgcaaaactaggaaaggccacagaaggggaatacaggattggaagatttggactaggggaccggaatgaaaatggcaatcgtctcgccgggctgttgtccgccgctcgcctctttcatgggaactctcttttcatgaaaaaaagatcatcgtcggtggacatgggaatcgcccaatggcgcgattcgtgcggagatcgaccacatactgaccaaccggag ccacacgatggaaaagaacatctgctatcggcaacgaaggagaaaagaagtcgtctacgacgattgcgtactcgacgACACCTTGTCctaag AGGATTACAAGTCTGTGCTGAgtgtgcctcgaagccgcgcttgataaacttggatcgaatttcaaacaccaccaaggaattgttaggaagaagaagggctttgaggtttgatccgaatgcatcgcacattgagcg gcagaagaagattctggaagcagcacaaagaagaacgagtctaaagaagtgccgcagggatctccgcgaatataatattccgctagcaaccttgctgagcgaagacaggactcgcacgtcttctcgtcgtaagatggaaatcattacggagaggttctactcgaaccttttccgttcattaactcctgtgtcaagcccgatcatccccactggtgaagctccaccacggattctcccttcggaagtacgagtcgctaccAAGACCATGAAACATgacacagcccccggacctgattttatatcagcagactttcttggg aaagaaaggatcccagaccagtggaagacctcgcgaaccgttcttatccataagaaaggtggccgagaggaccttcggaactaccgtccgatatgcttgctgagcttattatacaaagtattcaccaagatcatcctcacgcgcacaTCTAGggcgctggatgaagcccagcctcaagaacaagctggattccgccaagggttcagttgcttggaccacatccagaccgtgccGAGGGttatagaggtttgccgggaataccgccttccccttgttctaaccttcgtcgactatgagaaagcctttgacggCGTAGGAACGAATGcagtactgtcagcgctggtcgatcaaggtgtggacgcgtcgtatgtgaggacattagccaattgctacgaacgatgcacgactaggatacagcttttccaccgccctctcaccatacccattggaaagggggtacgacaaggcgatactatatcgccgaagctgttcacggctgcattgcaatggataatgaaatcactatcctgggaagaaaggggcatacgtgttgatggaagatttctttcgaaccttcgtttcgcggacgacatcgttctcttttcgagcagtatcaatgaagcagaaacgatgctcaacgaattgaacgaagcagggaagagaataggactacgaataaacagaaagaagacacagttcatgaagaacgcgcactgcgaggacggaggagtacaacttgaaggctcccaaatcgtggaaactccgtcatacgtatacctcggacgttctatgaacatggaaaacgacttgaaggaagaactgaatagaagaatgagagcagcatgggcagcattcgtaGCCATCaaggaagctacggaccaactgacggaccaagatcttcgagCCCACctgtttgactcgacagtctttccagcgctctgttacgcagcggagacgtgggcagacaccgcggccaagtctaggaagctacttactacccacagagcccttgagagatgtcttctgaagtttaaccggtgCACACTACACCTAGCCgatcttcgcagctccgacttaagaggaatgtcccgtctttgcgacccagcggaacatgtatcgaaagcaaaacataaatgggccggtcacatcatgagaagaatcgacgatagatggactaaaagaatgctagagtggatcccaagggacacTAAACgtccccgagggagaccgccaacgagatggggtgacgtgttcgctgcacggatggaccagctgagagctcagctggatacggctcaaggacctcgtcaac GGTTCAGGTTGAAAGAGCATCTAAAACCTCAAAATAGAGGCAGAGGTTACTATACTATTATTCAAGTCCGGGATCATaacacgcagaacactagag gctctgacgaaggcgaaaacgccgaaacgtcgCCTGTtgataaatatcaataccagtcttggccacagctcaagcaaatcaataaaaaagctacgtattcaacatgccaagattcaaggacagtcgaacatgagCAATCGTTAGGACGACACGCCAGGGAGGAACCGAAATCAAGAAGACTACGTGGTGCGAAGATTACCAGAACGCGACACATCAGCAAGAAACCTACTAAccaaaacaatgaagaaagCTTGTATCAAATGgtaaaagagcagaaaatctGTAGAGGTTCGACACAGTAG
- a CDS encoding hypothetical protein (NECATOR_CHRX.G22222.T1) — translation MTSYLQKERIPDQWKTSRTVLIHKKGGREDLRNYRPICLLSLLYKVFTKIILTRTSRALDEAQPQEQAGFRQGFSCLDHIQTVPRVIEVCREYRLPLVLTFVDYEKAFDGVGTNAVLSALVDQGVDASYVRTLANCYERCTTRIQLFHRPLTIPIGKGVRQGDTISPKLFTAALQWIMKSLSWEERGIRVDGRFLSNLRFADDIVLFSSSINEAETMLNELNEAGKRIGLRINRKKTQFMKNAHCEDGGVQLEGSQIVETPSYVYLGRSMNMENDLKEELNRRMRAAWAAFVAIKEATDQLTDQDLRAHLFDSTVFPALCYAAETWADTAAKSRKLLTTHRALERCLLKFNRCTLHLADLRSSDLRGMSRLCDPAEHVSKAKHKWAGHIMRRIDDRWTKRMLEWIPRDTKRPRGRPPTRWGDVFAARMDQLRAQLDTAQGPRQRHSRNLRTSWMTMARERNEWKRCWGPHVQ, via the coding sequence atgacatcctatcttcagaaagaaaggatcccagaccagtggaagacctcgcgaaccgttcttatccataagaaaggtggccgagaggaccttcggaactaccgtccgatatgcttgctgagcttattatacaaagtattcaccaagatcatcctcacgcgcacaTCTAGggcgctggatgaagcccagcctcaagaacaagctggattccgccaagggttcagttgcttggaccacatccagaccgtgccGAGGGttatagaggtttgccgggaataccgccttccccttgttctaaccttcgtcgactatgagaaagcctttgacggCGTAGGAACGAATGcagtactgtcagcgctggtcgatcaaggtgtggacgcgtcgtatgtgaggacattagccaattgctacgaacgatgcacgactaggatacagcttttccaccgccctctcaccatacccattggaaagggggtacgacaaggcgatactatatcgccgaagctgttcacggctgcattgcaatggataatgaaatcactatcctgggaagaaaggggcatacgtgttgatggaagatttctttcgaaccttcgtttcgcggacgacatcgttctcttttcgagcagtatcaatgaagcagaaacgatgctcaacgaattgaacgaagcagggaagagaataggactacgaataaacagaaagaagacacagttcatgaagaacgcgcactgcgaggacggaggagtacaacttgaaggctcccaaatcgtggaaactccgtcatacgtatacctcggacgttctatgaacatggaaaacgacttgaaggaagaactgaatagaagaatgagagcagcatgggcagcattcgtaGCCATCaaggaagctacggaccaactgacggaccaagatcttcgagCCCACctgtttgactcgacagtctttccagcgctctgttacgcagcggagacgtgggcagacaccgcggccaagtctaggaagctacttactacccacagagcccttgagagatgtcttctgaagtttaaccggtgCACACTACACCTAGCCgatcttcgcagctccgacttaagaggaatgtcccgtctttgcgacccagcggaacatgtatcgaaagcaaaacataaatgggccggtcacatcatgagaagaatcgacgatagatggactaaaagaatgctagagtggatcccaagggacacTAAACgtccccgagggagaccgccaacgagatggggtgacgtgttcgctgcacggatggaccagctgagagctcagctggatacggctcaaggacctcgtcaacgtcactcacgaaacttgagaacatcttggatgacaatggcgagggaacgaaacgagtggaagagatgctggggcccgcatgTCCaatga
- a CDS encoding hypothetical protein (NECATOR_CHRX.G22222.T2), producing MATGERRSNLRLLRTSLILDQGGTRTTRHGDCLRLCTYNAKTVCTDAALLGAVERIKFHVIALQETKCRRSDVRQMNDGTLVIRGEKVPSRNVGGVGFVVHPSVVHLVDSHEILSPRLAILRLRPLRQKSISIINCYSPTSAADDSELDAFYEELEEVVHNEKSFYKFVVGDFNAKLGKATEGEYRIGRFGLGDRNENGNRLAGLLSAARLFHGNSLFMKKRSSSVDMGIAQWRDSCGDRPHTDQPEVVST from the coding sequence atggcgaccggtgagaggcgatcaaatctcaggttgctcaggacgtcattgattctggaccaaggcggcacacgcacgactcgccatggagactgtctcagactgtgtacttacaacgcgaaaACAGTTTGCACAGACgctgcccttctcggagctgtagagcgtatcaaatttcacgtgattgctctgcaggagaccaagtgcagaaggagcgacgtacgacagatgaatgacggtacactcgtcattcgtggagagaaggttccgtcgcgaaatgtaggcggtgttggtttcgttgtgcacccatctgtcgtccatctcgtcgattctcacgagatcctgtcacctcgtctggccattcttcgcctccgccctctgcgccaaaaatccatcagtatcatcaactgctattcaccaacatcagcagctgatgattccgaattggacgcgttttacgaggagctggaggaagtagtccacaacgagaagtccttttacaaattcgttgtcggagacttcaacgcaaaactaggaaaggccacagaaggggaatacaggattggaagatttggactaggggaccggaatgaaaatggcaatcgtctcgccgggctgttgtccgccgctcgcctctttcatgggaactctcttttcatgaaaaaaagatcatcgtcggtggacatgggaatcgcccaatggcgcgattcgtgcggagatcgaccacatactgaccaaccggaggtggtgtctacttga
- a CDS encoding hypothetical protein (NECATOR_CHRX.G22223.T1), with amino-acid sequence MRKLEWDDMGVKVDGRQLHHLRFADDIVLITSSISQTERMLTEFDETCGCIGLQLNLQKTMFMRNEWVSDAPFMLYGTNISECTSYVYLGRELNMMNDLTPELRRRRRAAWGAYKSIEDVVKKTRNRLRAHLFNTTVLPALTHASET; translated from the coding sequence atgcgaaagttggaatgggacgacatgggcgtgaaggttgatggtcggcagctacaccatttgcgcttcgctgatgacatcgtactgataacatctagcatcagccaaacggaacgaatgctgaccgaattcgacgaaacatgtggttgcatcggtcttcagctgaatctacaaaagacgatgttcatgcggaacgaatgggtctcggatgccccattcatgctctacggaacgaacatatccgaatgcaccagctacgtttatctgggtcgggaactgaacatgatgaacgacctgaccccagAGCTgcgcaggaggagacgagcggcttggggagcgtacaagagcatcgaggatgtagtgaagaagaccaggaacaggctccgtgctcacctcttcaacaccaccgtacttcctgctttgacccatgcttcggaaacctga
- a CDS encoding hypothetical protein (NECATOR_CHRX.G22224.T1) produces the protein MDKSFQRFSRPKYDMLSCRIEKVPDEGQPCEQEGFRKGFSTIDHIHTVSRLIEVSREYKMPPCLTFIDLKKAFDSVETEAVVEALDNQGVPIQYIKVLQ, from the exons atggacaagtcattccagaggttctcccgtccgaaatacgacatgctatcatgtcg gattgaaaaagtcccggatgaaggacagccatgcgagcaagaagggtttcgaaaaggattcagcacgattgaccacattcacactgtttcgagactcatcgaggtatcacgagagtacaagatgccgccctgtctcaccttcatcgacttaaagaaagccttcgactcagttgagacggaagcggtcgtggaagccttggacaaccaaggcgtccccattcagtacataaaggtactgcagtaa
- a CDS encoding hypothetical protein (NECATOR_CHRX.G22225.T1), producing MTGSLNTFTTARRRLSSKTTKRRLSLETLELIRQRGAAQATGNQELTSVLARLCREAVKEDLKERRAEVLAEAAEAGKSIRYARRDFASRKTRMTALRNPRGTAIASRMGDGENHLRFLL from the coding sequence ATGAcaggctcgttgaacaccttcacgactgcgcgaagaaggttgagttctaaaaccaccaagagacgcctgtctcttgaaactcttgagctgatacgccagcgtggagcagcacaagccacagggaaccaagaactaaCGTCCGTGCtagcaaggctttgcagagaggcggtaaaggaagaccttaaagagagaagagcagaagtgctggctgaagctgcagaggcggggaaaagcatccgctatgcccgtcgagacttcgccagtcgcaagacgaggatgactgctctccggaacccgaggggaacagccattgcatcgagaatgggggatggagaaaatcatctacgatttctactctga
- a CDS encoding hypothetical protein (NECATOR_CHRX.G22226.T1) translates to MAICTDNARTLASEATIEDLMMQAKKIKYDVIGLTETRRRHPLNAVYETGEELFLGTCDSRGVGGVGVLVNTSMAKNIDSFEQLTTRIGRLRMRRCGPTPALTIFVAYAPTSSYEEEEVKAFYMDLEKFYRENHAFYKVIIGDFNAKVGPRRTPEELHIGTHGLQWNDQRERLSEFIMTTKTIHGNSQS, encoded by the coding sequence atggcgatctgtactgataacgcacgcacgcttgcatcggaagcgaccatcgaagatctgatgatgcaagccaagaagatcaagtacgacgtcatcggactgaccgagacgagacgacgtcaccctcttaacgccgtatatgaaactggagaagaactgttcttaggaacatgcgacagtagaggtgttggtggagttggcgtcctcgtcaacacgagtatggcaaagaacatcgactcttttgaacaacttacgacccgaattggacgtctgcggatgagaaggtgtggcccaacaccagctttgactatcttcgtcgcttacgctccaacatcaagctacgaagaagaagaagtcaaagctttctatatggacctggagaagttctaccgagaaaaTCACGCCTTCTataaggtcataattggcgatttcaacgccaaggttggcccaagaagaacgccggaggagcTTCACATCGGCACCCACGGCTTACAATGGAACGACCAgagggagaggctctccgagttcatcatgacgactaagaccatccatgggaactcgcaatccTAG
- a CDS encoding hypothetical protein (NECATOR_CHRX.G22228.T1) encodes MLFLAEQTYWVPQSSRAIKKYIKDCTTCKRCRGMPFGAPEMPPLPSDSVTISKPFQNVGCGFMGPFVSTRNERMYICLYTCLAIRAIHLEMVESLGTGAFLNSFIRYVSRRSVPLLMRTDCGSNFKLGQKIIEKLFESDETIGNSVMNYCASEGIKWIFNPPASPWMGGVWKGLVGSVNRSFQKSVGRKKLPFEQMVTVVTRIEAVVNTHPLTKLSAADLSGIPLRPTDFLQGNLKFSIPNFEMSNFRNDNIFEPEIIQTAAQA; translated from the coding sequence ATGCTTTTTCTGGCTGAACAGACTTATTGGGTTCCGCAGTCATCAAGAGCAATTAAGAAGTACATAAAAGATTGTACTACTTGTAAGAGATGCCGAGGTATGCCTTTTGGAGCTCCAGAGATGCCACCACTACCATCAGATAGCGTGACAATAAGCAAACCGTTTCAAAACGTAGGATGTGGTTTTATGGGACCATTTGTATCCACCAGAAATGAAAGGATGTATATATGTCTCTACACCTGTCTTGCAATCAGAGCAATCCATTTGGAAATGGTAGAAAGCCTTGGTACAGGGGCGTTTCTCAATAGTTTTATTCGATATGTATCGCGTAGGAGTGTACCTCTTTTAATGAGAACAGACTGtggatcaaatttcaaacttggtcagaaaataattgaaaagttgttcgaaagtGATGAAACAATAGGGAATTCAGTAATGAATTACTGTGCTTCTGAAGGCATTAAATGGATTTTTAACCCACCAGCATCTCCATGGATGGGTGGTGTATGGAAAGGGCTTGTTGGATCTGTGAATCGAAGTTTCCAAAAGTCAgttggaagaaagaaactgcCATTTGAACAGATGGTTACTGTAGTCACCCGTATAGAGGCAGTTGTAAATACACATCCACTCACAAAACTCTCAGCAGCTGATCTTTCTGGAATTCCACTCAGACCTActgattttctacaaggaaatttaaaattctcaATTCCAAACTTTGAAATGTCCAATTTCAGAAACGATAACATATTTGAGCCAGAGATAATACAGACAGCTGCTCAAGCTTAG